In Gossypium hirsutum isolate 1008001.06 chromosome D01, Gossypium_hirsutum_v2.1, whole genome shotgun sequence, the genomic window cgtGGATGGCTGAGTAgtttttaggttttattttttacttttatttttgtttctcaaaGGATgtctaaacggcgccgtttggagTCTGATCTATGGCTCCAAAACGACGCCGTACTGACCTAGATTGGCCTCCAGCCCGACGATCCGACCCAGTGGGCGAAGGATCCGCGCGTCTTAAAGCCAAACGGGCTATTTGCGCTTTGGGTCCCTCTACTTTTCTAGCGTGTTTCAATCTAgttcttttatctatttttaaatctaaccttttatttcattttcgtttcgaTTTGGTCCGTTACTGCGTAGCGTTTTGGGGAAGCGGGATATTTCCCAATTGGCCCCCCATATAATTCGCGCACTACAGTATGGCCCTCCGTTTTAGCTAAATCTTATTTATTTCCTGATAATTTGATTTTGATTGCAATTTACccctttttattattcttttatttattataattattattgtcAGTATTATCTTATGCATATTTATCATCATTATATTTGTTGCTATATTTCATGCTTATTTGCTTTCGTGTATAcgcattaatttatttttattttatacttatccttttaaaaaaaaaagatctatATGCTTTAGCCTTTCTTATGacatattactattattattaatatttcttaagtttatttcatcttaggtttttttttatataaattcattCATTTTCGAATAATACCTTATtgcaaaaaataatatatttacttaCTCTACGATTATTTTCATCATATGCAGgtataatattttcttttcttttgccatACGAATACATATAGTATTACTTTATCATTTTCAAATGATATACTTATGTATAGAAGCTTTCTTTATTCCAAGTTTGTTGTTTATTTTAACTACCATATATATTTGTTATGTAGATACTTTTATTTATgcagattttatttttataaatcaaaatgtaggtattaattttaagattatccatttttatttcattccttttctttaaatttttcattaaaattcattcaaacattttatttgttttcttagttccattacatttatattatttattgttgctattgtcttttattattttaatttatacgaTTTTGTGGGATGCTTAAGTTTCATGCATGTTTGTATAATATAATCGAAGTTGATATTGTTATTTGCTTATTATTAGTTTAATCAGTCActagattaattttaaaatttactatcTTTTACAATACATTTGTCATTGATTAATCATATcctttttgtgaaaatttattttttttaaaagggcaTCTTAGTCGTTTTATTTCATGATCCTAAAAAAAGGGGCTTGACATTCATTTTCTCGagagaaacgtgccctaacttactgggcttcgattCTTCTCGATAATGGGACAACCAATTGCCCATTTTTATTAAAGCCATTCaactatttaaataaaattcataagATTACAGAATGTTagatcctaacttattggatacgAGATTTTGGTATCTCAACttcaaaaataaaggcaatatttgatgtttaagcattttgagaaaattaaactctaacttactgggttcgGATTTCCCAATTGACTTGAATAATCAATTATCCTTCTTAAAACACATGATTTTCTTTAAAGGAGAACAAACTTAATTTCGAAGAGCAATTATCGcgctctaacttactgagtgtggcAATCTatctctttgaaataagtgagtctTATCACtcatttgaattttctttttaaatgaccgtattttaaaatatttaaaaaaatctcgacattaagatattaaacaatcaattcggtaccaattttggacgctACGAGGGTGCTagcccttcctcgtacgtaaccgacttccGGACCTATTTTCTCAAACTTCGCAAacctaaaatttgtttttaatggtgaaccgatcacatcttaataaaagatcggtggcgactcctatttccattttcaaaatcgataatcatttttcaaaatctaaaaatggtttcgacagtagcAAAAGGTGAAGGAGAGGAATTGAAGTCAGCCATTGAAAGCAAATGTGTTTagcagagaaaaaaaaagagaaaataaaattggGACAAAGAAAGGTCACTGGAAaaataaaggggaaaaaaaaggaaatagttttaaaaatatttttattgatttttaattttttttagattatgaTTTCATTATGACATTATTTATGTCACGTGTCACAATCTTATTCCGCCACCTGTCCTGAACTTAATGGCGTTAAGTTTAGGTATgatttagttgatggaaaaaaaatttaggtaccagAATTTAGGTATCAATCtgggataaaaaaattataagtaccAATTGAGAGAAGTGACAAGTTCGGgcaccaattttatatttaacccttatatttatctaatataaaataaattaatgtatttatttctttaaataggTATgactgaatcaaaattaaaatttcatatatacatttgaaccataattaaagttcatgtatcaaattacacattgaataaaaattgatatataatttaagatttatcacaataaaaaaaactatagaaGATTCTAACAGTAACTTCAGAAACATAAAACTTATTATCAGTACAACAAAAGAATACAGTATTTGTATAATTTACAAATGGCAAGCCTCTTTCAACAAGAGTTCGACGGCCATAAATCATTCCCAAAAAGCTAAAGCCAAACCAAGCCAAGCGCTAAAATATCATTTACATAGGTGCTACTACGGCAGCCTCACCGAGACACTAGAATTAATCATGAAAAATACACTAatagtaaaagaaattatatacatacatacgtatatatgtgtgtgtgtttgtTAGCATCTTCAAGTTGGTATATCAAGCAGCCCTTGTTGTGAATTCTCTCAACACTCAACCCTACCTGCATAATAACAAATACATAAATCAACTACATTGAACTTTGAACCAGAAACTCTGCATTCAAATGTCTCGGGGCCTTAATTAATTCAGCTCCAACATAGTAAATgcttgaaaaaaaaatactaaggaatatatatatgcataaaacgGCCTTTGACACTTACTGAGTCCAAGGTCATTGACGACAACAATCAATTGCTGCTAAACCCAAATATTCCAATCACTTTTGTTAGACTGGCTCTATAGTGTCACCTATTTAGAGATGTGTTTGGAATGCAGCTTTTTTGATGCCATGCCGAGCAACTGAGAGGATCCTGCATTAGGTTGGTCCTGAAATAAGAGCAAAAATTCTTGTGTAAGAAACTACAGAAAATAAAACACCGTGAAATTCCTAACAGCAACTTGAGTACCATGTCTTGTAAACCATCCTGAATGTCATAACAACTGGAAATACTTTGCAGTCTGAAGGGTAACTGCCCCTGTGAAGGAACAGTAGGGGTCATCATTTAACAAGCTTAACTAGCTTATTCAAACACAAAGATAATCTGAGAATAGCTAAATACAAAGGAACCATACTTCAGGCAGTATGGCCTAGGAAGCATGAAAATCCCTCAATACCATCATTATCCATGTAAAAGGCAAAGTTCTCAGCAATCACATAACAAAAAGCCATACCATCCCATTTATTCTTTGTTGAGTAATGCAATGAGCATCGTGTGGTGGACCAGTAGAGCTCAACTGTCCCTGCAATAACAATGAAATAACACTGTTTAAGAATTATATCCTACGTTGATTATTAGAATTCCATAAGAACCAaataaagttgagatttaatgagttcaattattttttgaataaggTTATTGGTGAGAACCTTGATCAATAACCAAACAATCATATAAGGACACTCTTCTAGGGGAAGGGAGAATGTTTACCGCACCTGCATAAGTTGTTGGGTGCCGAAATAGCTATTGAGAGTTCTTGAATGCAGTTCCTATAAAAACAACCAAAGAATTTTAGTAAAACTATTCATGTGGTAAACCTTGAATGAGGTCTTCTTTCCATATTATAGTCAAAGTCTGTATGACTAAACCATACCATCCTATGCCTGCTCTCTTGCGACTCATAAGAACATTCAAGACTCGGAACTCGTATATTTGATAGACCCTGCAGAATTTATGAATCAAGATTGctttacaataaaataaaaaagcagAATTTCTATGAGGAAttataaaagtatgctaaaacaGAGAAGAAAAACCACAACTAACCAGTTGTTGCCAGCTATCGCATCTCCCAGTGTTTGAGATCTCTGTTTCTGGATATCCCTAAAAGGTACAAAAGAGGTATAATGAAGATCAAAGAGCTTCgatgaaaaagatagatttattaataattatagaaaaaataacTCACTGACCTCTCCAAGGGtcgttttagtcctttttacttcgTTGGTAGTGCTGCTATTTTGGTTCTCTTCTTCAAAGTGATGAGGGCCTTGAGTTTCCACTGACATTGGTCCTGTAATATTCTGAATTGTGTAATTGACGCTCTCGCATTTTCCCAATGCTTCTTCCAGAGCATTGAATATAATATTGTAACTCTCTCGAGACAGAGATCCTTCATCACCCAATTTAAAGGCTCGTTGGCAAAGGTCATAGTAACGTTGCATTCTAGTCTCAACAACATCAGACTGTTTTCCTGTAGTTTGACTATGCTTTGCATCCTTTGTCCAACGTTTCAATATAAGCTGTGAAGGGATGCTTTGTACCCCAGACAACTGTAAAATAATCAGCATATGTCGACAAGGAAAACCATTAAATTCAAAACCACGACATAAACAAGATATATCTGATGTTGTATCATTCCACACCACAATGAATTCTTGATTTTTCTCAAAGTCTTGAACCTTAAAAGTCATAGtgcctttctcttctctttccttCATTGGATGACAAGCAATTCCTCCCAAAACCTCAAcctgaaattttttaaatattgcaTGTGTGTACAAAGGTGCCATTTGTTTCTCAAAAAGTGAAGGAGATTTCAATCCAGGTGGTTTATGCCCAGTTTCAAAATCAGCCTTAGCTTCCTCTTCAGGCTTCTCTCGCAAAATTGTTTTATACTGGTCCAAGAACTCTTTTAACATGGTTTTCCTTTGTAGATATTTGTCAAAGAGAGAGCTTACACTGTCTGATCGTTGCACTGTGGACATCCCTGCAAGAAAAACGCCTCTCATATAGGTTGGCACCCACTTTTTACGATCTTCATACAGCGATTGAAACCAGAGGTCATTTCTTAAGTTGAACGCATCAACCAATTCCAACCATTTCTTTTCAAACTGTTCATCCATATAGGATTTAGAGATGCATTCATCAAATTTGGCCATGAAATTTTCATGTTGCCCCAGGACATTACCAAGCTTCTCAGGTATCTTGCTAAGTATATGCCACAAGCAAAAACAATGACGGGAATCAGGAAAGACCTCTACTACAGCTGCTTTCAATGCTTTGTCGTGATCAGTTAGTATCACTTTAGGAGCATTTCCACCCATTGCTCTAAGCCATGCTCGCATTAACCAGACATAAGTTAATTTTGTTTGATCAGCAACTAATGCACAACCAAGTAACAGAAACTGAAGGTGATGATTTACACCAATGAAGGGCACAACTGGTAGTTTGTAATCATTCTTGATATATGTGGTGTCAAGAAAAACCACATCATCAAAATAGCCATAATCAAGCCTCCCTTTGGCATCAATCCAAAACACATTTCTCAAGCGCTGTTCTTCATTGAGGTCCATTGCGTAAAAGAAGTTGGGATTTTCATCTTGCATATGGTTAAAACAATCAAGTAAAACTTGAAGATCCCCCTCCTCTAAACCCAATAGCTGACAGCTACGAAATCGATTTGAGTCACCAGCTGTATGATGATCAAGTTTCTTGTGCCCACCAGATTGTGTGGAGGTGGCAAGATGCATTTTTTTAGCTCTTCCAGCGGTAGCACTAACATCACTGTTACCTAGAGCTAAAGGTGTATGACCTCTGGAATAATATCCTTGGTCCGGGAATGTATCATGGTTATGCTCCTTTATGAAACTACAAACAATCCACCTTCCATCTTGCCTTCTCTTAACATGCATACCAGCTTTGCAGTCTGTTTTAGACCATGATCGGTTAAGTCTGCCTCTTTTCTTCTTGACAGGAATGGTTGTGGCAAATGCAGGTAGAGGAGACTCTGGGTCATTTCCATATCTAGTACATACAAATTTTGCATCGATGAACTTTCCAGATATTCTTGAACGACGGCTAGCTTTTATTATGGTAGAAAAGCCTGCAGATTTGGCATATTGTTTGTAGAACGAAAATGCTTCCTCTTTGGAATCAAATTCCAATCCATCAAGTCCATATTCCTTGTGAAATCTAGCAGCGTCAACAGATGAGGATCTGACTCTGTCATCACTACTACTATCCACCATATTAGTTAGTTGTTCACTTCCTTGTGATGATTGTGTGTGAGGAAGAGCGTGGGAAGCATTAGTCTTTTCCTAAACGCAAAGTAATCCACCCACTGAGAATTGCAAAGATCAAGTATTGGAAGTAAGGTTCAATAATTGTTGTTAAATCCAACATTTCTGATAGTAAAACTCGGAGAGAGAAGTGgg contains:
- the LOC107922525 gene encoding protein FAR-RED IMPAIRED RESPONSE 1; translation: MVDSSSDDRVRSSSVDAARFHKEYGLDGLEFDSKEEAFSFYKQYAKSAGFSTIIKASRRSRISGKFIDAKFVCTRYGNDPESPLPAFATTIPVKKKRGRLNRSWSKTDCKAGMHVKRRQDGRWIVCSFIKEHNHDTFPDQGYYSRGHTPLALGNSDVSATAGRAKKMHLATSTQSGGHKKLDHHTAGDSNRFRSCQLLGLEEGDLQVLLDCFNHMQDENPNFFYAMDLNEEQRLRNVFWIDAKGRLDYGYFDDVVFLDTTYIKNDYKLPVVPFIGVNHHLQFLLLGCALVADQTKLTYVWLMRAWLRAMGGNAPKVILTDHDKALKAAVVEVFPDSRHCFCLWHILSKIPEKLGNVLGQHENFMAKFDECISKSYMDEQFEKKWLELVDAFNLRNDLWFQSLYEDRKKWVPTYMRGVFLAGMSTVQRSDSVSSLFDKYLQRKTMLKEFLDQYKTILREKPEEEAKADFETGHKPPGLKSPSLFEKQMAPLYTHAIFKKFQVEVLGGIACHPMKEREEKGTMTFKVQDFEKNQEFIVVWNDTTSDISCLCRGFEFNGFPCRHMLIILQLSGVQSIPSQLILKRWTKDAKHSQTTGKQSDVVETRMQRYYDLCQRAFKLGDEGSLSRESYNIIFNALEEALGKCESVNYTIQNITGPMSVETQGPHHFEEENQNSSTTNEVKRTKTTLGEGYPETEISNTGRCDSWQQLGLSNIRVPSLECSYESQESRHRMELHSRTLNSYFGTQQLMQGQLSSTGPPHDAHCITQQRINGMGQLPFRLQSISSCYDIQDGLQDMDQPNAGSSQLLGMASKKLHSKHISK